From Cetobacterium somerae ATCC BAA-474, the proteins below share one genomic window:
- a CDS encoding gamma-glutamyl-gamma-aminobutyrate hydrolase family protein — protein MKLKPIIGISGSIIVDNSGNFPGYERAYVNNDYVESVIRAGGVPYIIPVTDDEELIKEYTRNIDCLILSGGHDVNPLLWEEEPIKELGETFPKRDRFEFLLIENMLEEEKPILGICRGEQILNVYFGGTLYQDLSLKKDSNIRHNQKVKPNLETHTVEINKESLLYEILKKDKILVNSFHHMAIKDVAVGMKITALSKDGVIEGIEMREKNILAIQWHPEMLSKTNGLMQRLFNYFISISNKE, from the coding sequence AGGAAGCATTATAGTTGATAATAGTGGGAATTTTCCAGGGTATGAGAGAGCATATGTGAATAATGATTATGTAGAGTCTGTAATTAGAGCCGGAGGAGTACCATATATAATACCGGTTACTGATGATGAAGAACTTATTAAGGAGTATACTCGGAATATTGATTGTTTAATACTATCAGGAGGACACGATGTAAATCCACTTTTATGGGAGGAGGAACCTATAAAAGAATTGGGAGAAACTTTTCCTAAAAGAGATCGATTTGAATTTCTTTTAATTGAAAATATGTTAGAAGAGGAAAAACCAATTTTAGGAATTTGTAGAGGAGAGCAAATTTTAAATGTATATTTTGGAGGAACTTTATATCAAGATTTATCTTTAAAAAAAGATAGTAATATTAGGCACAATCAAAAAGTAAAACCAAATTTAGAAACACACACAGTTGAAATAAATAAAGAATCATTATTATATGAGATATTAAAAAAAGATAAGATTTTAGTAAATAGTTTTCATCATATGGCAATAAAAGATGTAGCAGTTGGAATGAAAATCACAGCTCTTTCTAAGGATGGAGTTATTGAAGGTATTGAAATGAGAGAAAAAAATATACTAGCAATTCAATGGCATCCTGAAATGTTGAGTAAAACAAATGGATTGATGCAGCGATTGTTTAATTATTTTATTAGTATTTCTAATAAGGAGTAA